TGGAAGCTTTCAATAAATGCATCTCCTCGCGCTTCGAACGTATCGTATTGATCCCAGCTCGCGCATGCAGGAGATAATAAAACAACATCATTCGGGTGAATAATACTCTGTATCTTATCTACAGCATCTTTGACATCTGTTGCTTGAATGATTTCTTTCCCTTGACTTGCACCTAAAGCATTTAATTTATCTTTTGTTTCACCAAAAGTAACCATCAATCTCACATTATCCATATAAGGAATTAAATCATCAAAATCATTACCACGATCTAATCCACCACATAACCAGATAATAGGCGATCTAAATGAACTTAAGGCAAATCTAGTTGCAAGTGTATTTGTAGCTTTAGAATCATTATAATACTTATTCCCTCGATTATTGCCGACATATTGTAAGCGATGCTTAATGCCTGAGAATGTTGTCAATGTATGTACGATTGATTTTATATCTACACCAGATAACACTGCAGCAAGTACAGCAACTAATACATTTTCCAAATTATGTTTACCAGGCAGTACAATATCATTCACATGAATAATACGTATTCCATTACATACGACATAATCATCTTCTATGTAAATGCCGTTAACTTGTTGTTCTGTTGAAAAGTATAATATTTTAGATTTTATTTCATCTTTATTTATAAGGTGTCGCTGTTCATAATTAAAGATCAAATAATCTTCTTCTGTCTGATTACTAAAAATATTTTTTTTAGCTTTTTGATATTCTTCAAGATTACCATGATAATCTAAATGTGCTGAATATATATTCGTAACAATCGCGATATGTGGTTTATATTGAATTGTACCTAACAATTGAAACGAAGATAATTCTGTTATTAAATATTCATCAGATTTCACTTCTTGTGCAACTTTTGATGCAACGACGCCAATATTACCAGCAACGTGTCCATTTACTTTACTATTCCCGAACATATCACCAATTAGTGAAGTTACAGTTGTCTTACCATTAGTACCCGTGATACCTATAATTTGTGCCTCTGAAATATAGAAACTTAGTTCTACTTCAGTAATGATATCTAGACCTTGCTTAACCGCTTCTTCTAACAAAGGAATATGATAAGGTATGCCTGGGTTTTTAACGATTAAAGGTCGATTATTTAATAACGACATTGGATGTTCCCCACCGATTACTTCAATACCTAACTCCTGTAATTCCACTGCATGAGGATCTTTTGAGATGTCTTTACCATCGTTTACGACAACATTAGCTCCCAATTTATGGCATAATTTTGCACTTTCATATCCACTTTTTGCTAACCCTAAAATTAATACATCTTTACCTTGCAAATCATCATATGTTTTCATTTTACATAACTCCTATCCATAAACCGATTGCACCTGTAACAATTCCAGCACCCCAGAATACGAGTACAATTTTCCACTCACTCCAACCTACTAATTCAAAGTGGTGATGCAATGGACTCATTTTAAATATTCTTTTACCCGTAAGTTTGAATGATGTAACCTGTAACATTACTGAAAGTGTCTCGATAACGAACACTAGACCTACAAGTAATAATGTTATTTCTTGGTTTAACATAATAGAGATTGTTGCAAATATACCACCTAATGCCAAACTACCTGTGTCACCCATAAATACTTTAGCCGGATATTTATTATAAATTAAAAATCCAACTAAACTTGCTAACATAACTAAACAGAATAAACCTATTTCAGGTTTGTCTAATATAAATGATAAGACTGCATAATATGCGAAAGCGATGATTGATAAGCCAGTAGCTAATCCATCTAAACCATCTGTTAAGTTAACTGCATTACTAAATCCAACTTGCCAAAAGACAATGAAGATAATATAGAAAACTGATAACGGTAATGACCAATCAGTAAATGGAATATTAACAGAAGTATCAAAATCGTAATTCGGTAAAATCACACTCACGATATAAAATACAACTGCAATACCAATTTGTGCAAAGAATTTTTGTTTACTTGTTAATCCTTGATTATTTTTCTTTACAACGATGATATAGTCATCAATAAATCCAATTAATCCGAAGCCAATCGTCACAAATAACAGGAGAATAAGTGGACCAACTTGATCTACGTAGAACAACGCTATAATTGTCACTAAGATTGTTGATAGTAAAAACGTTAGCCCTCCCATAGTTGGTGTGCCTGTTTTTTTCATATGACTCTTTGGACCTTCTTCTCTAATACTTTGACCAAATTTCATTTTTTTCAGTGTAGGTATTAACACTGGTACGAGAATTAAAGTCAATAAAAACGCAATGACAGGTAGCGTAAAATTCATAATCGTTCACCTTTTCTTTTATTTTTTATCGGTAGAGGTTGAAACCTTTTCTTTCAACCTCGAAGCCTTTCATTTTTAACTTTCCATTAACACCTTTTTTAAGATGATGTATCAGATACTTGCCCTATAGATGAATCGCCGTTTGGATGAGGACTCGATAATTTAAACTTCACTTTGTCCCCAGATTTGATTGTTGCATTCTCTTCGACAGATTGTTCAGTAACGTAACCTGTACCTTCAGTTTCAACTTTGATACCCGTAGCTTCTTCCAATTTCAACAGATCTCTCTTCGTCCAATTTTCAGTTGCTGGCATCGTTAATTCACCATCCGTTACGAGCAATATTTTTTCTTTATCTTCTACATTTTTACCTTTAAGCGGTAACTGTTTCGTAATTTTATCACCTTGTCCAATGACAACGGGTTCTAATTTCTTACCTTTTATCGTGTCAGTTGCCTTTTGAGTATTTGAATTAACTACATCAGGTACTTCAGCCACGTTTGATTTCACTTTTTTATCTGTTGCTTCAACATTTAAATATTTCAATGTGTTTTCCATTATAGGATTGAAAGCTCTAGATACACCGTATTCATAAGCTTCTAAATCACGTTTTTTAGCAAGTGACATACCAGCATAAACCACTACTTGTGGATCTTTAGCTGGTGCATATCCCATGAAACTTACGAAGTATGGATTCGCTCCATTAACATAACCACCATTTTTAGTGTCAGGTACTTGTGCAGTACCCGTTTTACCAGCTACACGATAACCATCAATTTTATAGTTTGTCGCATGACTTTCTTTACTATTTACTACATTGTCTAGTTCATGCATCGTTTTCTTAGCTGTATCTTTAGAAATCGGGTTACCGACAACTTTCTTCTTACCTTCTTTAATGGTTTCATTTGATTGTTTATTTTCAATGGACTTCACATAGTATGGTTCTAACATGTTTCCTTGATTTAATATAGCCGTCTCTGCTTGCAACATCTGCACAGGTGTCACAGTTGTAGACTGTCCGAATGAAGATGTTTTTCTTTGAAGTTCATTATCAAATGCAATATGCCCAGGTGCTTCGCTATCATATAAACCACCTGTCTTTTTACCAAATCCAAATTTCTCATAGTAAGCCTTAGCTTTATCTTCACCTACTAAATCTTGCAATCTCATCATAAGTGTATTTGCAGAATAAGTGAACCCTGTTGTCATTGGGATATTACCCCAACCATCATCATTCCAGTCATAAATCTTAAATCCATCAATATCTCTATGACCAGATTTAAATTTCTTATTAGGATCGAATTTACCTTCTTCTATTGCAGCAGCCAGTCCATATGTTTTAAATGTTGACCCTGGCTCATACGTGTTTTGATAAAGGTCATTTGCCCATTTTTTGCCGAATCCTTCTTTTGTATCAGGATTAAACGTTGGGCGTTGACTGTAACCTAATATTTCACCAGTTTTTGCATCCATAACAACAGCAAAGACATCTTCTGGTTTATATCTATCTACCATTTCATCAAGTGAATTTTCGACAAAGACTTGTATATTAGAATCGATTGTTAAATGAACATCGTCACCATTTTTAGCATCTATGTTATCTTCACTATTCGGTATAAGCATGCCCCAAATATCTTGTTTGTATGAATTTTTACCTGTTTTACCTCTTAAATAACTATCGAATGTTTTTTCAGTTCCTGAAACACCCTTTAATTGATTTGTTTTTTGGTCTTTGTCTGCTAATCCAATAAGATGCGACGCAAAGTTACCATTAGGATAAAATCGTTTTTTCTCGTTTTCAAACGTTAATCCAGGTAATTTTAACTTTTCAAGTGTCGTTTTTTGTTTGAATGTTAAATCTTTACCTTTTTGACCGAATTCAACCTGAAATGCATTTTTTGTTTTCAATCTTTTTAGCACTTCATCTTCGTCCATTTTAAGGACTTTAGATACTGCTTTTGCAGTTTTCTTCTTATCTACAACGTGTCTTGGCTTTTTACTACCTTCACTCATTTTTTTATCTAAAATGGCAACCAGTTTATAGCTATCTGTATCTTTAGCTAATACTTTACCATTTCTATCATAAATCTTACCTCTTTCTGGTTCTGCTACTGACTGTCTTAAATACTTTTCACTCGCACGATAAGCTAAATCTTCCCCACCGGAATGACCACTTATCATTAGATATGAATATCTAACGGCCAATATAAAAAAGAGCAGTCCGAAAAAGCTTACTAAGAGGACTGCTCCTATTTTATTTTTCTTTATTTTAATTTTGGGCATCACTACGCACTACCTTTACATTGTCATTATTCAACTTAAGACCGTAGTCTTTAGCTTTGTCGTAGATGCGTTCATATGACGATTGCTTCATTGATTCCGTCTTCAAATCACTGTTTGTTGTTTGCTGTTGTGCAATTTTATTGTCTAATTCTGCAATTTGAGTTTTACTATTGTACGCATCCATTTTTAAAGATAGCATATAAATACTTATTAACGCAATCATAGTTATAAGTGATATGTATACGATTTTTTCGATTCTAGAAATACCAACAACTTTGGTCTTCGTTACCTTTTTCTTCTGCGGTTCGAATTGTGGCTCTTGCCACTCATTAGGTCTATAATTTGGATATACTCTTTCTACTGCCATTCAATTGCCACTCCTCTGCTTACTTCAATATTTCTGCTACTCGTAATTTCGCACTTCTCGCTCGATTATTTTGCTCAAGTTCTTGTTCATCAGAAACGATTGGTTTTTTGTTAACACGTTTTAATTTCGGTTTGTACTCATCTGGTATTACCGGAATTCCCCTTGGTACGTCTGGCCCTTTTTCATATTCTTGAAAGACTTGTTTACACAAACGATCTTCTAAAGAATGGAATGTAATTACAGAAATTCTTCCGCCAACTTTAACATTTTGTATTGCTGCTTCAATCGACGTTTCAAATGCACCTAATTCATCATTAACTGCAATTCTCACTGCTTGGAATACACGTTTGGCAGGATGTCCACCTTTTCTACGTTTCGCAGCAGGAATACCTTCTTTTATTAAATCCACTAATTCGAAAGTCGTTTCTATAGGTACTTGTTCTCTTCTTGCTTCTATCTTTCTCGCGATTTGCTTAGAAAATTTTTCTTCACCATATCTAAAAAAGATTTTCACAAGTTGTTCATATGACCATTCATTAATCACTTCGTATGCAGATAAAGGTTGCGATTGATCCATACGCATATCTAATTTTGCATCGTAATGATAACTGAATCCTCTTTCAGGTGTGTCCAATTGCGGACTAGATACACCAAGATCATAAAGTACACCGTCTACTTCACTAATATGTAGGTCTTCTAATATATATTCTAAATTTCTAAAGTTATCTTGCACAAAAGTTACTTTATGAATATGATCCTTTAAAATATCTTTTGCATGTTCAATTGCTGTTTCATCTTGGTCAATTGCGATCAGTCGACCATTGTCATTTAATTGTTGAACAAGGTATAAACTATGCCCTGCTCCACCTAATGTACAATCTACGTATGTACCATTGGGTTTTATGTCTAATTTATTTACTGTTTCTTCTAATAGTACGGATACGTGATGAAACATTTAATTCACTCCTAAAAATCAAAATCAATGAGATCTTCTGCAATGTCCTCAAAATTGTCTTCAGATTCATCATAAAAATCATTCCACGTAGCTCTATCCCAAATTTCAATTCTGTTAGATACACCAATTACAGTACATTCTTTACTTAAATTAGCGTAACTTCTTAAATTTTGAGGAATATTGATACGTCCTTGTTTGTCTAATTCAACTTCTATAGCGCCTGAGAAGAACATTCTCATGAATTTACGTGCATCTTTTTTTGTAATAGGTAAGGTTTTGAGTTTTTCTTCGATGCGCGCCCATTCGTCAAGCGTGTAACCAAACAAACATTTATCAAGGCCTCTAGTAATAATAAAACGTTCATTCAAATCATATCTGAATTTAGAAGGCACAATCATACGCCCTTTTGTATCCAATTGATGTTGGTATTCACCCATGAACATTTT
The Mammaliicoccus sp. Dog046 genome window above contains:
- the murD gene encoding UDP-N-acetylmuramoyl-L-alanine--D-glutamate ligase, whose amino-acid sequence is MKTYDDLQGKDVLILGLAKSGYESAKLCHKLGANVVVNDGKDISKDPHAVELQELGIEVIGGEHPMSLLNNRPLIVKNPGIPYHIPLLEEAVKQGLDIITEVELSFYISEAQIIGITGTNGKTTVTSLIGDMFGNSKVNGHVAGNIGVVASKVAQEVKSDEYLITELSSFQLLGTIQYKPHIAIVTNIYSAHLDYHGNLEEYQKAKKNIFSNQTEEDYLIFNYEQRHLINKDEIKSKILYFSTEQQVNGIYIEDDYVVCNGIRIIHVNDIVLPGKHNLENVLVAVLAAVLSGVDIKSIVHTLTTFSGIKHRLQYVGNNRGNKYYNDSKATNTLATRFALSSFRSPIIWLCGGLDRGNDFDDLIPYMDNVRLMVTFGETKDKLNALGASQGKEIIQATDVKDAVDKIQSIIHPNDVVLLSPACASWDQYDTFEARGDAFIESFQKHLPTF
- the mraY gene encoding phospho-N-acetylmuramoyl-pentapeptide-transferase, whose translation is MNFTLPVIAFLLTLILVPVLIPTLKKMKFGQSIREEGPKSHMKKTGTPTMGGLTFLLSTILVTIIALFYVDQVGPLILLLFVTIGFGLIGFIDDYIIVVKKNNQGLTSKQKFFAQIGIAVVFYIVSVILPNYDFDTSVNIPFTDWSLPLSVFYIIFIVFWQVGFSNAVNLTDGLDGLATGLSIIAFAYYAVLSFILDKPEIGLFCLVMLASLVGFLIYNKYPAKVFMGDTGSLALGGIFATISIMLNQEITLLLVGLVFVIETLSVMLQVTSFKLTGKRIFKMSPLHHHFELVGWSEWKIVLVFWGAGIVTGAIGLWIGVM
- a CDS encoding penicillin-binding protein, with the translated sequence MPKIKIKKNKIGAVLLVSFFGLLFFILAVRYSYLMISGHSGGEDLAYRASEKYLRQSVAEPERGKIYDRNGKVLAKDTDSYKLVAILDKKMSEGSKKPRHVVDKKKTAKAVSKVLKMDEDEVLKRLKTKNAFQVEFGQKGKDLTFKQKTTLEKLKLPGLTFENEKKRFYPNGNFASHLIGLADKDQKTNQLKGVSGTEKTFDSYLRGKTGKNSYKQDIWGMLIPNSEDNIDAKNGDDVHLTIDSNIQVFVENSLDEMVDRYKPEDVFAVVMDAKTGEILGYSQRPTFNPDTKEGFGKKWANDLYQNTYEPGSTFKTYGLAAAIEEGKFDPNKKFKSGHRDIDGFKIYDWNDDGWGNIPMTTGFTYSANTLMMRLQDLVGEDKAKAYYEKFGFGKKTGGLYDSEAPGHIAFDNELQRKTSSFGQSTTVTPVQMLQAETAILNQGNMLEPYYVKSIENKQSNETIKEGKKKVVGNPISKDTAKKTMHELDNVVNSKESHATNYKIDGYRVAGKTGTAQVPDTKNGGYVNGANPYFVSFMGYAPAKDPQVVVYAGMSLAKKRDLEAYEYGVSRAFNPIMENTLKYLNVEATDKKVKSNVAEVPDVVNSNTQKATDTIKGKKLEPVVIGQGDKITKQLPLKGKNVEDKEKILLVTDGELTMPATENWTKRDLLKLEEATGIKVETEGTGYVTEQSVEENATIKSGDKVKFKLSSPHPNGDSSIGQVSDTSS
- the ftsL gene encoding cell division protein FtsL; translation: MAVERVYPNYRPNEWQEPQFEPQKKKVTKTKVVGISRIEKIVYISLITMIALISIYMLSLKMDAYNSKTQIAELDNKIAQQQTTNSDLKTESMKQSSYERIYDKAKDYGLKLNNDNVKVVRSDAQN
- the rsmH gene encoding 16S rRNA (cytosine(1402)-N(4))-methyltransferase RsmH — translated: MFHHVSVLLEETVNKLDIKPNGTYVDCTLGGAGHSLYLVQQLNDNGRLIAIDQDETAIEHAKDILKDHIHKVTFVQDNFRNLEYILEDLHISEVDGVLYDLGVSSPQLDTPERGFSYHYDAKLDMRMDQSQPLSAYEVINEWSYEQLVKIFFRYGEEKFSKQIARKIEARREQVPIETTFELVDLIKEGIPAAKRRKGGHPAKRVFQAVRIAVNDELGAFETSIEAAIQNVKVGGRISVITFHSLEDRLCKQVFQEYEKGPDVPRGIPVIPDEYKPKLKRVNKKPIVSDEQELEQNNRARSAKLRVAEILK
- the mraZ gene encoding division/cell wall cluster transcriptional repressor MraZ encodes the protein MFMGEYQHQLDTKGRMIVPSKFRYDLNERFIITRGLDKCLFGYTLDEWARIEEKLKTLPITKKDARKFMRMFFSGAIEVELDKQGRINIPQNLRSYANLSKECTVIGVSNRIEIWDRATWNDFYDESEDNFEDIAEDLIDFDF